From Streptomyces durmitorensis, a single genomic window includes:
- a CDS encoding DUF1838 family protein: MTTPAELLRSFARTRASLDGGEVTYWWSGDVYSWAPDEPYQRVFGFEGLNVARLLQDPEGGPDAYQLLTREAAFYLDPVTREILQTWRDLPVVHIWNDPANQKWRPFPIPTTDLGGQVCFSLEIPLAYPSPLPVAEYPVHSAGDTYKALELFQFFADRADLAGPALSVPATMSWTRMSQWLPWMARGRRPGGLTYHCRGRKLGSYAEVPERTRAYVADHHPEFAQAPEKWSEPNETSWTYFRKLNPPK; encoded by the coding sequence ATGACGACACCGGCAGAGCTGCTCCGCTCCTTCGCCCGCACCCGGGCCTCGCTCGACGGCGGCGAGGTCACGTACTGGTGGTCCGGAGACGTGTACTCCTGGGCCCCCGACGAGCCCTACCAGCGCGTCTTCGGTTTCGAGGGGCTCAACGTCGCCCGCCTCCTCCAGGACCCCGAAGGCGGTCCGGACGCCTACCAACTGCTCACGCGCGAGGCCGCCTTCTACCTGGACCCCGTGACGCGCGAGATCCTGCAGACCTGGCGGGACCTGCCGGTGGTGCACATATGGAATGACCCGGCGAACCAGAAGTGGCGCCCCTTCCCGATCCCGACGACCGATCTCGGTGGGCAGGTCTGCTTCAGCCTGGAGATCCCGCTGGCCTACCCCTCGCCGCTGCCGGTGGCCGAGTACCCCGTCCACTCGGCCGGCGACACGTACAAGGCTCTGGAGCTCTTCCAGTTCTTCGCCGACCGGGCCGACCTGGCAGGGCCGGCCCTCAGCGTTCCGGCCACCATGTCGTGGACCCGGATGTCCCAGTGGCTCCCGTGGATGGCCCGCGGTCGGCGGCCCGGCGGCCTGACCTACCACTGCCGCGGCCGCAAGCTCGGCTCGTACGCCGAGGTTCCCGAGCGCACGCGTGCCTATGTCGCCGACCACCACCCGGAGTTCGCCCAGGCCCCGGAGAAGTGGAGCGAGCCCAACGAGACCAGCTGGACGTACTTCCGCAAGCTCAACCCGCCGAAGTAG
- a CDS encoding family 16 glycoside hydrolase, whose translation MSRRTRLRPRRATGILLGLLLAAGLTAPAVGAEKKPFADLPPQEPGVTLRVFDVQSPLSKLCDLKPAQTPNVDKLIPTVDWSSTEGFGFNDNFVSQIIGNINVPSDGAYSFRLISDDGSRLFLGDKKVIDHDGLHGAEPKDGEITLTPGYHPLRIDHFDRSNDQQVTLQWKPPGADSFALVPNSVLSTDADVVRVTAPGRKECEGSYDTPGDGLPLKSVNPGYTLTDLRPKGFEPQVSAMDWLPDGRLAVTTWGGSQETKGEVYVLDNVTGDTGPDKVTYEKIADGLKEPMGIKYVDGKLYVSEKHQLTELADIDGDNGAGERRKIAEWPYGGNFHEFAFGLLYEKGDFYLNLSVAINYGGATTDPQPAANRGTTIKVNRASGKVSYLAGGLRTPNGIGRGPDNELFVTDNQGGWLPASKLMHVKQDRFFNHYTNPEGPFDDKSVSKPVLWLPQNEIANSPSTPMTVKKGTFAGQLMFGDVTYGGLQRADLEKVNGEFQGAVFRHTQGLESGITRISTGPDGAIYTGGLGADGNWGQEGKLRFGLQKLTPNGKTAFDIKTMRATRDGFKLTYTKPLSDKTIEKLTSGAYSVEQWRYAPTPAYGGPKVDEESLPVTGARVSDDRRTVQLTIPGLKSDRVVHVRSPRPFSSTDDEQLWSTEAWYTLNARPGQDDPVTSYDAESARLSGGADIDTEHAGYTGGGFVDGFVDPGASATFDVQAPAKGTYSVGLRYSNGPNPAAGTKTLGVSVNGGTAHQTKLPSTETWKRWSTKTEQLALRKGRNTITYAVRPEDTGHVNLDMIEVRKPGGRIDLFSGGSASTAWQHTDGRSVEWPHTADKSIEVCCGDIRTKQAFGDFKLHAEFRVPKLPDDVTGQDRGNSGIYLQERYEIQILDSFGVEKLAANEAAAIYTKKAADLNASTAPETWQTYDIVFRAARYDADGKKTADARVSVVWNGKKVHDNVAVDGPTGAGDPESAALGAIRLQDHGNKVRFRNVWIEPVD comes from the coding sequence ATCAGCCGACGCACGCGTCTGAGACCGCGCAGAGCCACCGGGATACTCCTGGGACTGCTGTTGGCCGCCGGGCTCACCGCGCCGGCCGTCGGCGCCGAGAAGAAGCCCTTCGCCGATCTGCCGCCGCAGGAACCCGGCGTCACGCTGCGGGTCTTCGACGTCCAGTCGCCGCTCAGCAAGCTCTGTGACCTCAAGCCCGCCCAGACCCCCAACGTCGACAAGCTGATCCCCACCGTCGACTGGTCCTCCACCGAAGGCTTCGGGTTCAACGACAACTTCGTCTCGCAGATCATCGGCAACATCAACGTCCCTTCCGACGGCGCGTACTCCTTCCGTCTGATCAGTGACGACGGTTCCCGTCTGTTCCTCGGCGACAAGAAGGTCATCGACCACGACGGACTGCACGGCGCCGAGCCGAAGGACGGCGAGATCACCCTCACCCCCGGCTACCACCCGCTGCGCATCGACCACTTCGACCGGAGCAACGACCAGCAGGTCACCCTGCAGTGGAAGCCTCCGGGCGCCGACTCCTTCGCGCTCGTGCCCAACTCCGTGCTCAGCACGGACGCCGACGTGGTGCGGGTCACCGCGCCGGGCCGCAAGGAGTGCGAGGGCAGTTACGACACCCCCGGCGACGGCCTCCCGCTCAAGTCGGTCAACCCCGGCTACACGCTGACCGACCTGCGCCCCAAGGGATTCGAGCCGCAGGTGTCCGCCATGGACTGGCTGCCCGACGGCCGGCTCGCGGTGACCACCTGGGGCGGCAGCCAGGAGACCAAGGGCGAGGTGTACGTCCTGGACAACGTCACCGGCGACACCGGTCCCGACAAGGTCACGTACGAGAAGATCGCCGACGGGCTCAAGGAGCCGATGGGCATCAAGTACGTGGACGGGAAGCTGTACGTCTCCGAGAAGCACCAGCTGACCGAGCTCGCCGACATCGACGGCGACAACGGCGCGGGCGAGCGACGGAAGATCGCCGAGTGGCCCTACGGCGGGAACTTCCACGAGTTCGCGTTCGGGCTGCTCTACGAGAAGGGCGACTTCTATCTGAACCTCTCCGTCGCCATCAACTACGGCGGCGCGACGACCGATCCGCAGCCCGCCGCCAACCGAGGCACCACCATCAAGGTGAACAGGGCGAGCGGCAAGGTCAGCTACCTGGCCGGTGGTCTGCGCACCCCCAACGGCATAGGCCGCGGCCCGGACAACGAGCTGTTCGTCACCGACAACCAGGGCGGATGGCTGCCCGCGTCGAAACTGATGCACGTCAAGCAGGACCGGTTCTTCAACCACTACACCAACCCCGAGGGCCCGTTCGACGACAAGAGCGTCAGCAAGCCGGTGCTGTGGCTGCCGCAGAACGAGATAGCCAACTCGCCCAGCACCCCCATGACGGTGAAGAAGGGGACCTTCGCCGGGCAGCTGATGTTCGGTGACGTCACCTACGGCGGCCTGCAGCGCGCCGACCTGGAGAAGGTCAACGGCGAGTTCCAGGGCGCGGTCTTCCGCCACACCCAGGGCCTTGAGTCCGGCATCACCCGCATCTCCACCGGTCCTGACGGGGCCATCTACACCGGCGGGCTCGGCGCGGACGGCAACTGGGGCCAGGAGGGCAAACTCCGCTTCGGCCTGCAAAAGCTCACCCCGAACGGCAAGACCGCCTTCGACATCAAGACCATGCGTGCCACCCGCGACGGCTTCAAACTCACCTACACCAAGCCGCTGTCGGACAAGACCATCGAGAAGCTGACCAGCGGCGCCTACTCCGTCGAGCAGTGGCGCTACGCCCCCACCCCCGCCTACGGCGGCCCCAAGGTCGACGAGGAGTCCCTGCCCGTCACCGGCGCCCGCGTCTCGGATGACCGCCGCACCGTCCAGCTGACCATCCCCGGTCTCAAGAGCGACCGCGTGGTGCATGTGCGCTCACCGCGCCCGTTCTCCTCGACCGACGACGAGCAGCTGTGGTCCACCGAGGCCTGGTACACGCTCAACGCGCGCCCCGGCCAGGACGATCCGGTCACCTCCTACGACGCCGAGTCGGCCCGCCTTTCGGGCGGCGCGGACATCGACACCGAGCACGCCGGCTACACCGGGGGCGGCTTCGTCGACGGCTTCGTCGACCCGGGCGCCTCCGCCACCTTCGACGTCCAGGCTCCGGCCAAGGGCACCTACTCCGTGGGCCTGCGCTACTCCAACGGACCCAACCCCGCCGCCGGAACCAAGACCCTCGGGGTCAGCGTGAACGGCGGAACGGCGCACCAGACGAAGCTCCCCTCGACCGAGACGTGGAAGCGCTGGTCGACCAAGACCGAGCAACTCGCCCTGCGCAAAGGCCGCAACACCATCACGTACGCCGTCCGGCCCGAGGACACCGGACACGTCAACCTCGACATGATCGAGGTGCGCAAGCCGGGCGGCCGCATCGATCTGTTCTCCGGTGGCAGCGCCTCCACCGCCTGGCAGCACACCGACGGCCGCAGCGTCGAGTGGCCGCACACCGCCGACAAGTCGATCGAGGTGTGCTGCGGGGACATCCGCACCAAGCAGGCCTTCGGCGACTTCAAGCTGCACGCGGAGTTCCGCGTGCCGAAGCTGCCCGACGACGTGACAGGACAGGATCGCGGCAACAGCGGGATCTACCTTCAGGAGCGGTACGAGATCCAGATCCTGGACTCGTTCGGAGTGGAGAAACTCGCCGCGAACGAAGCCGCGGCCATCTACACCAAGAAGGCCGCCGACCTCAACGCCTCCACGGCGCCGGAGACTTGGCAGACGTACGACATCGTCTTCCGCGCCGCCCGCTACGACGCGGACGGCAAGAAGACGGCGGACGCCAGGGTCAGCGTGGTGTGGAACGGCAAGAAGGTCCACGACAACGTGGCCGTCGACGGCCCGACGGGGGCGGGCGATCCCGAATCCGCGGCGTTGGGCGCGATCCGGCTCCAGGACCACGGCAACAAGGTCCGCTTCCGCAACGTCTGGATCGAACCGGTCGACTGA
- a CDS encoding GNAT family N-acetyltransferase has translation MTSRLNTFDQPVGEPLPDWTPRPAPARADLDGAYCRLEPLDAGRHADDLFAAYATETDGRNWTYLPDEPFDTADGYRRWAESAARSADPLHYAVIDRRTDRAVGTMALMRHDPANGVVEVGYVVFSPLLQRTPVSTEAQYLLMAYAFDGLGYRRYEWKCDALNAPSRKAAERLGFTFEGVFRQAVVYKGRNRDTAWYSIVDGEWPLLRKAFRVWLAPENFLDDGRQRRSLGGILGG, from the coding sequence GTGACATCACGCCTGAACACATTCGACCAGCCCGTCGGCGAGCCCCTTCCCGACTGGACACCCCGCCCGGCCCCCGCGAGGGCCGACCTGGACGGCGCGTACTGCCGCCTCGAGCCGCTCGACGCCGGGCGTCACGCGGACGACCTCTTCGCGGCGTACGCGACCGAGACCGACGGCCGGAACTGGACCTATCTGCCCGACGAGCCCTTCGACACCGCCGACGGATACCGCCGCTGGGCCGAGTCCGCGGCCCGCAGCGCCGATCCGCTGCACTACGCGGTGATCGACCGCAGGACGGACAGGGCGGTGGGCACCATGGCGCTGATGCGGCACGACCCGGCCAACGGCGTCGTCGAGGTCGGCTACGTGGTGTTCTCACCGCTGCTGCAGCGCACCCCGGTCTCGACGGAGGCGCAGTACCTCCTGATGGCCTACGCCTTCGACGGGCTGGGCTATCGCCGCTACGAGTGGAAGTGCGACGCCCTCAACGCGCCGTCGCGCAAGGCGGCCGAGCGACTCGGCTTCACCTTCGAGGGCGTGTTCCGCCAGGCGGTCGTCTACAAGGGGCGCAACCGCGACACGGCCTGGTACTCGATCGTCGACGGTGAATGGCCGCTGCTCCGCAAGGCGTTCCGTGTCTGGCTGGCGCCGGAGAACTTCCTCGATGACGGGCGACAACGGCGCTCACTCGGCGGGATCTTGGGCGGTTGA
- a CDS encoding aldo/keto reductase, whose amino-acid sequence MQYRTIGNTTVSAVGLGAMPLSIEERPDEERAVATLHAALDAGVTLIDTADSYHWHAGESGHNERLIARALARYGSDTSGVLVATKGGRGRPGDGSWTVTGTPGHLRRAAEASLKRLGVEAIGLYQLHKPDPAVPWSDSVGALLELLDAGTIRAAGISNVNTDQIREAHAILGDRLVSVQNQYSPAVRDSEPELRLTAELGLAFLPWSPLGGIARSSLDGPSGPTSAGTAFHRVAAGHGVSPQQIALAWLLTRSPAMIPVPGASRPASVQDSARATEVSLSSAELAELDGALPS is encoded by the coding sequence ATGCAGTACCGCACCATCGGGAACACCACCGTCAGCGCCGTCGGCCTGGGTGCCATGCCGCTGTCCATCGAGGAGCGACCGGACGAGGAGCGGGCCGTCGCCACCCTCCACGCCGCCCTCGACGCGGGCGTCACGCTCATCGACACGGCCGACAGTTACCACTGGCACGCCGGAGAGAGCGGCCACAACGAGCGCCTCATCGCCCGCGCCCTGGCCCGCTACGGCAGCGACACCTCCGGCGTCCTCGTCGCCACCAAGGGCGGCCGCGGACGGCCCGGTGACGGCAGCTGGACGGTCACCGGCACCCCCGGACACCTCAGGCGCGCCGCCGAGGCATCACTGAAGCGGCTGGGTGTCGAGGCCATCGGTCTCTACCAGCTGCACAAGCCGGATCCGGCGGTGCCCTGGTCCGACTCCGTCGGCGCGTTGCTCGAACTCCTGGACGCCGGCACGATCCGCGCCGCCGGGATCTCCAACGTGAACACCGACCAGATCCGCGAGGCGCACGCGATCCTCGGCGACCGGCTCGTCTCCGTCCAGAACCAGTACTCCCCCGCCGTGCGCGACAGCGAGCCCGAACTGCGGCTGACCGCGGAGCTGGGCCTGGCCTTCCTGCCCTGGAGTCCACTGGGCGGCATCGCCCGCAGCTCCCTCGACGGCCCGTCAGGCCCGACCTCCGCGGGCACCGCCTTCCACCGCGTCGCGGCCGGGCACGGAGTCAGCCCGCAACAGATCGCCCTGGCATGGCTGCTCACCCGCTCCCCGGCCATGATCCCGGTACCGGGAGCCAGCCGCCCGGCATCCGTCCAGGACTCGGCCCGGGCCACCGAAGTCAGTCTGAGCTCGGCGGAGTTGGCGGAACTTGACGGCGCGCTGCCGAGTTGA
- a CDS encoding DUF4232 domain-containing protein, translating to MRVHKLTFAALAVAAGLSLTACNGDDTAQSDPSSASTESSSGGGSDSGEAGSGDAGQDTAKDSGGQGTAAGSGSDADSKAGKCRTDDLEITATDSTIDGDTDGSVAVTFQNGGGRDCVLSGFAGVDLKTSEGELSAERSGQGASPMTLKDGKSVSFSISYPVNDSGGSGVGVTGLVVTPPGETKSYSLEWPGAATLPVTDGSGSPVKVFPIGSAGQGGAN from the coding sequence ATGCGCGTTCACAAGCTCACCTTCGCCGCCCTGGCCGTTGCCGCGGGTCTCTCGCTGACGGCCTGCAACGGCGACGACACGGCACAGAGCGACCCGTCGTCCGCGTCCACCGAGTCTTCCTCGGGCGGCGGCTCCGACTCGGGCGAAGCGGGCTCGGGCGATGCGGGGCAGGACACTGCGAAGGACTCCGGCGGGCAGGGTACGGCCGCCGGAAGCGGCTCCGACGCGGACAGCAAGGCAGGCAAGTGCCGCACCGACGATCTGGAGATCACCGCGACGGACAGCACCATCGACGGCGACACCGACGGCTCGGTCGCGGTGACGTTCCAGAACGGCGGCGGCCGTGACTGCGTCCTCTCCGGTTTCGCGGGCGTCGACCTGAAGACCAGCGAGGGGGAGCTGTCCGCCGAGCGCAGTGGCCAGGGAGCCAGCCCGATGACCCTCAAGGACGGCAAGTCGGTCTCCTTCAGCATCAGTTACCCGGTCAACGACTCGGGCGGCTCCGGCGTCGGCGTCACCGGCCTGGTCGTGACCCCGCCCGGCGAGACGAAGTCGTACTCCCTCGAATGGCCGGGCGCCGCCACCCTGCCCGTCACCGACGGCTCCGGCTCCCCGGTCAAGGTCTTCCCGATCGGCAGCGCAGGCCAGGGCGGGGCGAACTGA
- a CDS encoding peptidase inhibitor family I36 protein, giving the protein MAKRNKLSVLLVAVAAATATAVPLSTAHAADGYDRCPDGSYCMFSGLDGTGDMIALKGNTPDLAALGMSDRAKSDWNRTPSTIYLWSDANYSGCTVVTSAGPTGKGNFFPAYRDFLSSVQFDGPGGQSCGTPPGEGG; this is encoded by the coding sequence ATGGCAAAGAGGAACAAGCTCTCCGTGCTGCTCGTGGCGGTGGCCGCGGCCACCGCCACCGCTGTACCGCTCTCCACGGCCCACGCGGCCGATGGGTACGACCGGTGCCCGGACGGCTCCTACTGCATGTTCTCGGGCCTCGACGGAACCGGCGACATGATCGCTCTGAAGGGAAACACCCCGGACCTCGCGGCGCTCGGCATGTCCGACCGGGCCAAGTCGGACTGGAACCGCACGCCCTCCACCATCTACCTCTGGTCCGACGCGAATTACTCCGGCTGTACGGTCGTCACCTCTGCCGGGCCGACCGGCAAAGGCAACTTCTTCCCCGCCTACCGCGACTTCCTGAGTTCGGTGCAGTTCGACGGGCCGGGTGGTCAGAGCTGCGGCACGCCGCCCGGTGAAGGCGGCTGA
- a CDS encoding NAD-dependent epimerase/dehydratase family protein produces the protein MQRICVIGGSRYFGKLLVQQLLTAGHHVTVINRGSTPPPPGVEHLVVDRDDETALTTALGSRTFDVVVDQVCYTPVQAAIAARAFHGRTTRYVMTSTIEVYDPATAALSTVPHGTPVPEDVVDPAAWQVRTDLPWHDTAYLEAHYAEGKRQAEAVFTRDGGFAFASVRSAHVLGGGVREFTGRLAHYIERIGQGTEIAVHAEVLPTVFIHYEELADLLLWATTATDFTGPVNACSDEPLDVRALSAVIAAQTGQEPVFRTVAAGAAASPFSFDRHYAMSNRRAKELGFSFSRTTDWLPAAVAEALAASAARAT, from the coding sequence ATGCAAAGAATCTGTGTCATCGGAGGCAGTCGGTACTTCGGAAAGCTCCTGGTCCAGCAGCTGTTGACCGCAGGGCACCACGTCACCGTGATCAACCGCGGCTCCACACCGCCACCCCCCGGCGTCGAGCACCTCGTCGTCGACCGCGACGACGAGACCGCCCTGACCACCGCGCTCGGCTCCCGCACCTTCGACGTGGTCGTCGACCAGGTCTGCTACACCCCCGTGCAGGCCGCCATCGCCGCCCGCGCCTTCCACGGTCGCACCACTCGGTACGTGATGACGTCCACGATCGAGGTGTACGACCCGGCGACGGCCGCACTGTCCACCGTCCCGCACGGCACCCCCGTGCCGGAAGACGTCGTGGACCCGGCCGCCTGGCAGGTGCGGACCGACCTGCCCTGGCACGACACGGCGTACCTCGAAGCCCACTACGCCGAGGGCAAGCGCCAGGCGGAGGCCGTCTTCACCCGCGACGGCGGGTTCGCCTTCGCCTCCGTGCGCAGCGCCCACGTACTCGGCGGCGGCGTGCGGGAGTTCACGGGGCGGCTCGCGCACTACATCGAGCGCATCGGCCAGGGCACGGAGATCGCCGTGCACGCCGAGGTGCTGCCCACCGTGTTCATCCACTACGAGGAGCTGGCGGACCTGCTCCTGTGGGCGACCACGGCCACCGACTTCACCGGCCCGGTGAACGCCTGCTCCGACGAACCGCTCGACGTACGCGCTCTGTCCGCCGTCATCGCGGCGCAGACCGGCCAGGAGCCCGTGTTCCGGACCGTCGCCGCGGGAGCCGCGGCCTCGCCCTTCTCCTTCGACCGCCACTACGCGATGAGCAACAGGCGTGCGAAGGAACTGGGCTTCTCCTTCTCCCGCACCACCGACTGGCTGCCCGCCGCCGTCGCCGAAGCCCTCGCCGCATCCGCCGCCCGAGCCACCTGA
- a CDS encoding cytochrome P450 family protein produces MHQPQLLVLDAAGSDRHAEDAELRSRGPAARVDVLGVEAWAVTDPALLKQLLTDPRVSKDPRRHWPLFPDKIVGIWPLALWVAVDNMFTAFGGDHRRLRRLVSPAFTSRRTAALQPRIEEIAHALVEELAALPPGEPTDLRERFAYPLPIRVISELMGLPDHSQRSFRRTVDGVFDTTLSPEQAAANTQELYAILADLVAAKRADPGADMTSVLIATRDDDGSALTEQELLDTLLLVISAGYETTVNLLDQAIAALLTHPEQLALVREGKSAWSDVVEETLRYEAPVAHLPMRFAVEDITLGQGLTIRQGEAILASYAAAGRHPDLHGPSAGSFNVTRAGKTHLAFGHGVHVCLGAALARMEAETALRALFTRFPDLALAVPVSALRPAESFISNGHRELPVILRPATGN; encoded by the coding sequence ATGCACCAGCCGCAGTTACTTGTCCTGGACGCCGCCGGGAGCGACCGGCACGCCGAGGACGCCGAGCTGCGCTCGCGCGGTCCGGCTGCCCGTGTCGACGTCCTGGGCGTCGAAGCGTGGGCGGTGACCGACCCTGCTCTGCTCAAGCAACTCCTCACCGACCCGCGGGTCTCCAAGGATCCTCGGCGGCACTGGCCGCTGTTCCCCGACAAGATCGTCGGCATCTGGCCCCTGGCGCTGTGGGTGGCCGTCGACAACATGTTCACCGCCTTCGGCGGCGACCACCGGCGGCTGCGGCGTCTGGTCAGCCCGGCCTTCACCTCGCGGCGTACCGCCGCGCTTCAGCCGCGCATCGAGGAGATTGCGCACGCCCTGGTCGAGGAGCTCGCCGCCCTTCCTCCGGGAGAACCCACCGACCTGCGCGAGCGGTTCGCCTACCCGCTTCCGATCCGGGTCATCAGCGAACTCATGGGGCTTCCCGACCACTCCCAGCGCAGCTTCCGCCGTACCGTCGACGGCGTCTTCGACACCACGCTCAGCCCTGAGCAAGCCGCCGCGAACACCCAGGAGCTGTACGCGATCCTGGCCGACCTCGTCGCGGCCAAGCGCGCCGATCCCGGTGCGGACATGACCTCCGTGCTCATCGCCACCCGGGACGACGACGGCTCCGCGCTGACCGAGCAGGAGCTGCTCGACACCCTCCTCCTCGTGATCAGCGCGGGCTACGAGACCACTGTCAACCTGCTGGACCAGGCCATCGCCGCCCTGCTCACCCATCCCGAACAGCTCGCCCTGGTGCGCGAGGGCAAGAGTGCGTGGTCCGACGTCGTCGAAGAGACACTGCGCTACGAGGCACCGGTCGCGCACCTGCCGATGCGGTTCGCGGTCGAGGACATCACGCTGGGGCAGGGACTCACGATCCGTCAGGGAGAGGCGATCCTCGCCTCCTACGCCGCGGCAGGCCGCCACCCCGACCTCCACGGCCCGAGCGCCGGCTCCTTCAACGTGACCCGAGCCGGCAAGACCCATCTCGCCTTCGGCCACGGCGTCCACGTCTGCCTCGGCGCCGCCCTGGCCCGGATGGAGGCCGAGACCGCGCTCCGGGCGCTGTTCACCCGTTTCCCGGATCTCGCCCTCGCCGTCCCCGTATCCGCGCTGCGTCCCGCGGAGTCGTTCATCTCCAACGGGCACCGGGAACTTCCGGTCATCCTCCGCCCGGCCACCGGCAACTGA
- a CDS encoding LysR family transcriptional regulator, with the protein MIDVQRLRVLRAVAEHGSFNRAAAALRLTPSAVSQHMAVLERSLGTQVVARSTRGVTLTQAGRIMVQAAESVTAELAHAQQQVERLGTGRTQLTVATFTSGGRFLLPGALARLTEAHPDTVLHVREGEPEDSLALVRQGAVDLALAYHFDGPLPGRVSRNSGMEWTELLSDPLHVVLPEGHRLAGRAALDIAELETESWVLGCLKTEAYLRRYAERAGFSPQLRGTTTDYYFARSLVAAGMGISLIPSIALSPEVPGVRAVPVKEPVPTRHIGVATISRRREDPQLATLISALQEQAAAVDGR; encoded by the coding sequence TTGATCGACGTGCAGCGGCTTCGCGTCCTGCGGGCAGTGGCGGAGCACGGCAGCTTCAACCGGGCGGCGGCGGCCCTGCGCCTCACCCCCTCGGCCGTCTCCCAGCACATGGCTGTCCTGGAGCGCAGCCTCGGCACGCAGGTCGTGGCGCGCAGCACGCGCGGGGTCACCCTCACCCAGGCCGGTCGGATCATGGTCCAGGCCGCCGAGTCGGTCACCGCCGAACTCGCGCACGCGCAACAGCAGGTCGAGCGGCTCGGTACGGGCCGCACGCAGCTCACCGTCGCCACGTTCACCAGCGGCGGCAGGTTTCTGCTGCCCGGCGCCCTCGCCCGGCTGACGGAGGCCCATCCCGACACCGTGCTCCACGTCAGGGAGGGCGAGCCCGAAGACAGCCTGGCTCTGGTCCGCCAGGGCGCCGTGGACCTCGCGCTCGCGTATCACTTCGACGGTCCGCTGCCCGGCCGGGTGAGCCGGAATTCAGGGATGGAGTGGACCGAACTCTTGAGTGACCCCTTGCACGTCGTGCTGCCCGAGGGCCATCGACTGGCCGGCCGCGCCGCGCTCGACATCGCCGAGCTGGAGACCGAGTCCTGGGTGCTCGGCTGCCTCAAGACAGAGGCATATCTGAGGCGTTACGCCGAGCGCGCCGGTTTCAGCCCGCAGCTGCGCGGCACGACGACCGACTACTACTTCGCGCGCTCGCTCGTCGCCGCGGGCATGGGGATCTCGCTGATCCCCTCCATCGCGCTGTCTCCGGAGGTGCCTGGTGTGCGCGCCGTCCCGGTCAAGGAGCCGGTTCCGACGCGGCACATCGGCGTTGCCACGATCAGCCGCCGCCGCGAGGACCCCCAGCTCGCGACCCTGATCAGTGCCCTCCAGGAGCAGGCGGCAGCCGTGGACGGCAGGTGA